tcatgtaatacatatattttgtgtagttgagtatacaataatatatttggtaTGTATGACCATGTATTCTCCAATACTTCGtctagctagccatcttttttccttaacTAATACATGACAATTACaactattatattataataatcaaatttcatacaataaaattatttagacATACCATCAATTCTATATTCATCTCACCCCCTTACTTTATTCTAAAAACActactaaatttatataatttcaataatatatCACAAAATACTGAAATATCATTTGATGCAAGAAATGGTCCCGCCGTACACCGCAGGTGGGTGGGATCCTAGTGTGTAAGAAATCAACTCACaaatttcagaaagaaaaacaaaaaagagaagcaaagtaaattttatttattggaGGAACTCTAAAGTGATaatatacaacataaacataataatcccaaacacaaatcataactCTAGAGTAACTTTTCACGTTCAAGGTATATCTTTTTAGGTTCAAGGTAATTTAGTTGGCTCTGTGGATTCATAAGCAGCATCAGCTGAAGTAGTATCTATGTCGTTGAGACCCAACTCCTCGTTTTGCTCCCATGATCTTTCATACTCTTCAACTGTATACAGTTCAaaacatacaacaacaacatttgtcacttaaaagttaaaacccaaCACTCCTCTCCTAATTGACATCTTCACTCCTAAGTTTCAATTCATATTTCAGTTTACTAAATTCAAACCGAAAACAAGtaatgttgtttcttcttgatcTATAATGACTGTATGTAAAATTCCTTATGTGAATAAACATGTACGGAGCAGATTTAGTTAATGAAACGGATACGAAATCAGCGGTCCTAAACCGGTTTACTCGTTATGTGCTCATCATAGTCAAGGAACACTGAGGAACTTACATGTGAGCTGATGATCATCTTTGATATCATCAGTTACTGGTGAAATAAAGGAATTGGCTAATTCGTCATCAAGAATCAATGTCCACCGCTGTTCTAAGTTTAGAAGCTGCAAGAAGAGATAAGAAAGGGGTGTTCTCTATTTGGTATAAACCAGATCTTATTGCTTTGCTTCCTCTTGCACATCAAGAACAAGAGAAGGTTAAATAAATTCAATCATTGTTGCTACCTTTGTTAGCCTGGATCCAAATTCTTTCCACTTGTTAATCTTACTCTGCTCCAAACTGTCACCAAAAGTGAATCCATGGACTCTCGCTAAGCCTGTGAGAACCCATAACATACTTGGATCAGTAGGTAAGATCGAGCACTAAAAGGCTAGCATTGCTTCCATTAGCCAAACAATGAAAACATGGCAAGGAAGAATTATAGGATCCTAATTTATGCCACAGTTCTCTAAATCTGCTCTAGTGTACTTAGTCCACTTAAAATTGAGTAAAAGATGCATGATTCAGAGTAAACAAGGATAATTTTGAGATGCCACACTCACTTTCTCTGATCTGTGTGACCAACCCTTCCACTGTTGTTACCATTCCACCAAGTGTACCACCAGCTAGCTCCAGATCAAGTTCTGGGATTTTCACTCCTGCAGTGTCTGACTAATatacgaaacaaaaaaacttaacctCTAATGAAATACGGGAATGTGTTGCTTCCTTCATTAAAATAACACATTTCCTAGCATACATTGTGGTTTATATGGTTTTCTTCTATGGCATCGCCATCAGATGTCTTTACATTTATACCAAAGGGCCTTATAGATCAAACAAACCTATTCTACATCTATACCATACACTTGTTACAGTACCAAATTTAACTTTAGCACAGGGCTAGGTTCATTGTCAAACCTTTACCGAACTTATTCTATATATAACCGTAAAGTGACACTCTCAGTTACTTTAAGATACATAAAACGATATGAAGAGACCTCTCTTGGTGCACTACTCATCCAACATTTATACCTAAGAGGCCTCTCTTGGTGCACTACTCATCCAACATTTTTACCTAAGAGGCTACTGGTGCAatactatataaacaaacaaattgaagCAAAAAAACTAACCTTGATAACATCTCGGCTAAGGTCAGTGATGTTCTTCACAGAGAGCAtaattttctttcctttttcagGAATTGCACCACCAGGCTTTAACTGTTTACATTCACCCAAAAATAAGTTAATAAACCTAAAGACCAGGCTTGTGTCAGCAAAATCTCTCAAACTAATGGAAGCCAACCTCAGAATTGCGATAGCCACAATCGTCACATGTAGATGCCATAACAATAACCTCCTGAAAATACGGGATTTCTATTTTATGTCAAGGGGTAAACAGCATCAAGGAGTTCACGAACAAACACAATTACGTAAAACTTGTTTCAGAACACAAAGGAACAGGCAAAGAGTTTTGAAAGGATACTTGTCACAAACATCCGTGTCTCACACAGCTTTGTACATGCTCCACAAGTTGAAGGGAAAGTCATCACCTAGACAAAATAAGCAATAGTAATGTTATCTAAAATTACCATTTTAAACTTTTCACTCTCAGAAAACATTTTGACACTGATTTCTTATCTCAAGTGATCATAACCTTGAacattcaacaaaaataatcaaaaagttTCAGGGTCAGAAGTTACCTCTTCAGGGGCAGTGTATCTAAACAAGTTATCAGAAATATCAGTGCTATTACTCTGCGCAATCGCTCGGTGACCAGCTGTTGCTCCGATACTTCCATGAGGTAAAGAAGTTGTTTGAGTAGAAAGTGCAAGGCTTCTTTCTGACTGTCCAGTCTGAGATGGGTTAGCAAGATATCCAAGAGTTGCTTGTTGCTCGGGTGTTCGCTCATAGAACTTGATTGTTAGAGAGGGATCTATTGATGGAGCATGTCTGTCGAATGTTGTAAACTTGTTGTCATAAGCTAGATATAAGAAACATTAACTTGACTTTAACTTGGTATGTCCAAGTTGAATATATATCCTTACGGGTTTTCAATGAAACTGTTTCCAGCAGGATCATCCAAAATGAATGTGAATGATGTCTCTGCTTTGGCACAAGCTCTCAGTTTAGACAAGAATTGGTCTATTGCTTCAGCAGTCTTAGGATCCACTTTCTGTCAAGAAACATATGCAGTTTAAGAGATTCCTGACTgccaaaacaatcaaaatggaCATGCAAAAGTTATAGCCCCAAGCCAGAATTTACCCTGCGTTCTTCTTGAAGGGCACTCAGTTCATCAGCAGCCCGGGATAGTATCCCTTCCACctagaaattaaacaaaaagatggAGTCATAGACAAGGAACTgggatattaaaaaaacaaaccatctTAAATTGCAACTGTATAGGTCTATTCTCCACTACAAAGGAGTTAAACGATGACAAGAGATTTTTCCAACTGCTAATACCAGGTTGAAGCTGGCAAAGCAACACAGATAGATATCCCATGGGAATCGTCTCAATAGGTGATAAGCTGATGGTTATATTATCATTAAATgcaaaattaatttgttctCATGAGTAGATCAGACGATGTTTAGGTTGTTCAAAGAAATTACTACCCCCAAAAATGAACTGTACGATACCAAGATGGTTAAGAGAACTTACCGTAGATAAACTACCACGTTGGGCCTCTGGTGGAATCTCAAAATCCAGTTCAGGAATCTGAATGCATATATTCATGCAATTAATATCAGTTTCCAGCTTCAATTCAGCTAGTTTACATAATAAAAGAAGCAACGAGTTCACAGTGTTCAGAAAGATAAGCGGAAGTGGTTTCTTAGAAATTTGAAGCGAAccaaagtattttttatttcaaaggAGCAATGACACTCGCAGAATCAGCTCACCTTAATAGTGGCCGATTCAGATTTTACAACTTGCCGGTCAAATATCTGCATTCAGACAGAAATAAGAAGGTAAAGTTAGCTTAGGGAGCAAGAGACAACTAAAGACAGATCGTTCGAGTTTCATGTAATACGAAAAGAAGGCTACATTCTACCTAAGATATATTGCATCTCCAAATgagaaatataacaaaaatatatttgaatcgATGCATTAACCTTTGTATCGCCAGCTGAAACCTCTAGATGGTAGCTGCATCCTCGGGGTTGAATCTCGCCAGCAAACTGAACTTCATTATTCCTATAAAAGATCAGAGATACAACAGACATTTagtgattaaaaagaaaaaaaaaacaattcacgCTGCCCAAATCATCTAAAAATCATAAGAACTTGTACCTTTCTCCACAATGGGGACATTCAAATGCAGATATTAAGACCTGTAACCGGAATAGGTTGGCAGGAAGTTCGTAAGTTAACACAAGGTAGAGAAAAGTCTAAACAAAGCATTAAACCAAGAGAACATGTTTCtttatatcaaataataaaactatGTGGATTGTTAGTGCTCTAGAATGTGGTCAAATTCACAGTGACTAAAGTATGAAACAATCTTAGTTTAGAAAATGAACAAAACCTGGCACTTTTCAAAACAGAGTACTACATACCTTTCTGAAGTGAGGAATTAAAGTCAATAGAAATCTAGTTGTTCCCTGCAGAAGAAATAAGAAGCTGCTTTATGCACCGAAGAAGGATCAAGAGAAAGATCATATAAACTTTCTCCACTGATTTCCACAGaaccaaaaatatcaatatattcaCCTCAAACTTTTCATACCATCACCAAGATGTAGATAATAAGTTTTGTTTCATCCCCTCTATAGTTCACTACATAATAATATCAAGAACCATTGGATAGCAGGAAAAATTCTAATGTTATTACAGCCATTTGCATGTAAAGTATTGATAACAAATACAAACTAGAAAGCAAGGACTAAAGAGAAACTAGCCTGTTTCCTAGACCAATTTGAGTTTCCTTGACCTATATCAGTTATATAGGTACCACAGGTTACAACTTATATAACCTATTCCTCCCGAGACTAAGGATAACGAACATCAGGAATCTCAACTAAATAAAGTTTCTCTACATAACCATTtgagtttctttctcttttcaaccTTTTCCCATTTTAAATTTGATGACCAGGCTCTAATTAATATAGAGCAATCCAATTGTAAAACCAATATATTCGCCTCTAATATTGGAATTATATAATCACAGAACTCAGCTACAAACATAGACATTAACtaaaatgtttgtgtgtgtgtgtgtgtcagagatagagagagcaaGAGACATACATTTTCATTGCAGCGCATGCAAATGCTCTCAACTACGTAGAGGGGAGCACCGAAGGAATGATCAGCGGAAACAGCTTCAACCACCGATCCAACATCGATTTCTTGATCATTTCTGTTGTCCATCATCTCAAAAAGTGTCTccaaaacaatcctaaacaagttcaaaacacataaaatattagaaagaaaaaacaaaaacaagctaaaaactaaaaagcatGAAACTTTATGCCCATCTACAATCCCTACGAGCTAAGAATttataataacagaatcttcATCCTAGATACATTTGAACCCATAGAAATCGAGAAACAGAGTTCAATATTGTCAAACCCCCAAAACATTTTTGAACTTTGATATATCAATTTCTGATGGGGCTAAGCGACAAACAACCAAATTAGCCAAAGACGTACCGAGATTAAAGAGTCAAATGTTtgaaattttacaaaaactgTGTGGTGCGGTGAAAATTACAGAGGCAGGCTTAAGTTTGTATGAAACTCACTCAAGTCAAGAAGCAGAGAAAGACAACACACCCAAACAGAGGCTCTAGAAACGGCGAGAGAGTTGAAGAAGGACCCACGTGAGCATCACGTGTCTCcctctgtgttttttttgtttccgtgGGGGAACTGGGCAGTGAGTGGGCTTGAGCTTTTTCCACTAGGTCATTTTGggctatctatatatatttttttccagaaTAAGAAATTAtactccaaatttttttttaatataaatatatttattatataaaacttaacATTTCAAAAATTAGTAACTCACCTGAGAATGAAAACAGTTAAAATCAATACAACAAACGTAGAAGGAATTGTTCTCCGATGTTTGACACATCTaactttttagttgaaaaaggAGCTGACACATcggtaaaaaaaatcaacaacctataaaattataacaattaatacacatCAGTTCAGTTTTGATTACCTGTCATCATTCAAATTATCTAACATTTCCTATTCTCCTTCTCCGCTTCACCATGTTTCGAGGACTCAGCTGTCACTCTAAAAAACCATAAACAGGGAAGGGAGTATTATCAGCGGATCTTCACTCTGCGACAAGATCCGGTGAGGTAGCGGTCGTTCAATATATCCAATCTAATCTGTTGGTTTTGAATTCTAGGGGTAAGCATTCTCGGACtctgtatcttttttttttatatattttttttatctcagtAAAAACTCTCGTCTTCGATTTTGATTCTGGTTGattgtaaaagtttaaattatctAGAGTCGTTTCGTTTCTCTTATCATTACTCAATGTTATTTGGCACTATCTTAGTTAAGGTTGATGGCAAGCTTTgtgttgtttttaaaaaaaagtagctATCGTTGTTAATATGATTTCTCATATCTTTTACCTTTATCATTGTCTTTTACTTGTTGATTATGATTGTCTGGTTTGGTATCTATGCCACATATCACTATATTGTATGTATCAATTCGGGAAGTTACATGGCTTAGATAGGCAAGCAAGATAACACTGAGAAAATTGAACTGCTTGTACTGTATTTACATGTTGATTCTAATTCTTCATTCTTTTTGCAATGTTTActgttttgattatttatatgTGCATGATAGAATTTTCATGGATGTCTTTTTAGAATTAGTATTTGTCAACAAGTACAATATAGAAATTTCGTGTATACTATAATAAACATTCACGAAATTAGAAAGTGTAATGAGTTGTATATGTTTTGTAGAGAGGAAACTCAAGGTTAGAGGGTCGCCATCCGAACATTTTGGCGAAGAGCAAAGGTGGAGCCATTTGGAAAGTAAGGTGATTGGTTTCCTCTTCCCCTTTccctctatttttatttttcttgtccaCGTTTGTCGATAAACCAAGAACAGTtgactaatttattattttactagAATTAGATTTTGTACCCCCATCTAAAATTAGTTTAGGTATGAAGTTATCTCTATCTTTTTGTCTAATAAAACAGAAAAGTGTTGGTACATAATGTATGAGGAAGCTAGCGAAGTAGCAAATGATGCAGTCAGGAGCATGAGAACGGTTGCATTATTTTGTGTAGggtagaaaatttgaaaatgtataaGAAGAAATGTGAAGGTCCTACGAGAAACAGGAATATGTCAAGGCATAGCCAGTAGTATCAGTTTTCAGagtttctttccttttcctcttctcttcttatgCTACCAATTTCTATGCCGATGCAAGGCTTGTGAAAGACGGCAAAACAACCTTTGATATTCTATTTTCAGGGTAAAAAGCAACAAATGCGTTTCAGAAACTCATGATTCCTGTTTTTATTGGGGACCCTTTCTAAAGACTGTTATGTTTCGAAAtagttttctttgctttgaAAATCGTAGAAATCTCTCAGTCAAGTTCATCTTTGCTTTGAAAATCGTAGAAATCTCTCAGTCAAGTTCTCCTGATTCCAGCAAACCTAGCAATGCGGCTGCATCGATCTTTGCAATTATAGACAGGGAATCAAAGATTGATCCAAGTGATGAGTCTGGAAGAGTTCTTGATAATGTTAAAGGAGATATTGAACTTCGTCATATCAATTTCAAATATCCTTCAAGACCAGATGTTCAGATCTTCCAAGATCTTTATCTATCTATTTGTGGCGTTGGAAAAGTTAGATATAGAAGAACTGAAACcgatttcaaataaaataaaaactataaccATACGAGTTAGTTTGATATAAATCCAGCCCAGTTCAGTtcaattaaattctaaattctcttattttgttttttggttctctATTTCAGACAATAGATTTGATTGGAGTTGAGATCAAGACATTTCAAGTGATATGGTTTTGACAACAAGCCGTATTGGTGAGCCGAGAATCTGTTTTGCTCAATGAAACGATCAGAGCAAACGTTGCTTATGGTAAAGGAGGAGATGCTACTGAAACCGAAATCGTATCTGCAGCTGACCTATCTTACACTCATGGCTTCATCAGTGGCCTACAACACGTAACTTCAACTGGAATAATCGAACCAAATAAACAGATTGTCTAGCCCTAATTCCTAGGTCCATGGTTAAAGATTAGACTGAAAGATTTACTTAATATTTGCATGTCTATGAAACAATGGTTGGTGAAAGAGGAGTTCAAGTATAAGGACAATTGATAAAGCAGAGAGTAGCCATAGGAATTGATAAAGACACTAAGGTGTTGCTACTTGATGAAGCCACGAGTGCTCTAGATGCTGAGAACATATCGATTCGGTTCGGGTTATGCTCATATCAATTTTGAATCATAAATTGGCAAATcataatccaaattaaaaagGTCTTCTCTGAATTTGAAGACGGCATGAGGTCAATTGCTTTCGACGGAGAGAAACCAAACGCTTCTCGCCGGAATCCACAGAACCCGAGGTTTATCGACGTAGTAAAAGTCAGAACAACTTTGGTTGGAGATTGAGAGACCTACAAAGAGGAGAGAGGGAGATGAGAAGTCCAAATTATTGCTTTATAGCTACATATACTTAATATGTTATCTAATTAAAGAcaataaattgatgtttttcaATGGttagagtgaaaaaaaaattaagtaatatgaCGTCGTATTGAAATGTCTTGTCACGGTGTAGTCTGACTTAGCGCCGTTAACTGACTAATTAACACCGTTTAAATAATGTTGAAATTGgctaaattttatataattgaggtataataatttgaatttttggatGATTTAGGTTGATTTATGCAGGCTACTAAAGTTTAGGTATGGATAAGTGTTTCATAAATAGTTGTGGTTGATTTTAACCGTTTTCTCCTCACCTCGCACTACTATGattatattgaaaaaattattcaatagTTGGGGTTGAAAGTGGTGCAATGTTTGTTGTGAGAAATGTTGTTAAGGATGTGGCATTTTAGCCTAAAACATCATCAATCTATATATTAGGGTTGTAAAATCGCTATTTTTTGTTTGagtataatttaacattttattcaaaaaaaaaaaaaaaaaaaaaaaaaaaaaaacaacaacatttNGGTACAAAGTCATgtttaaattaataagtaaCACAGTCTATTTATACACGAAACCTCTTCCTATTCCCAACAATATGAATTATAGCCTATACTTCTTTACATTCCTCGAGACTTGTAAATTTCTACAGGGAACCTCAAACGATTAACTCTTTATTTACCATGAATCCTCCTGGGTTTTGATCTTTAATCCATTAGTACGTTCTCAAAGTTCAGAATATTTGGCCTGTTgcgatttccttttttttttgctttctttattATTTGTGAAGTTTTAATCGTTTAAATCTCCAATGGATCAAAGATTCGAGAAAAGAACAATCAATGTGCTTCTTGCGGATCATTTGGACAAGCACAAGGTTGTCTGGCTTCATTCTGGTAATGATTTTGTTGACTTGCTCTATAGTTTTCTCACTATGCCTTTGGGAACCATTGTGAGATTGCTTGAGAATCACGGCAGATTAAGACAAACGGTCACCCTAGGTTGTCTCAACAACCTTTACAAAAGTGTTGTGGACATGAACATCGATAATTTTCGGACTGAAGCTTGTAAGCAGATGCTGGTTTACCCGAAGAGCGTGAAGGAAAGTCAATGCAAAATGCTCAAGATTAACATAGACGTCGACACAGAGGCAACTAAACACTTTATGTGTCCAATGTACTTGCAAAGAAAATCATGCAGAGAGTTTTTTAGTAATTTCAATACTTCAAGATGTAGCTGTGGAAACTTGATGAAAAAAGAGATTTCGTCACCCGAAGGAGAAGAGTTTGCGAGCAGGTTGGGAGGTAGCTGTGATTATGATGGAGTCTTTGTTCATGGTGATGGAAACTTGGCATTTATATTGAGTGACGATTTGAAAATAGAGAATTTTTCTCGGGAACTTTTTCGGAAACGTGTCAAGGATTTAGGCTGCGTTAACGGTTTAGATGAGATTGGGGAGGGTGAAGCAGAACTTGGCTTCCGAGAGGtactcttatttttattttatttttgttaaatattatatatgaaactttttttgACTTTTGGGCACTCTCATTGTACTGTACAGGCAATGACTTTTCTTCGATCCTTATTCGCATCAGACACTCCATTGACCACCACATTCTATCCCTTCAACAGTTCAACGTATCCTTCGAAGAGAGCGTTTAAGCCATCATCAAGTCCATGTGATTCAGTGTTAGGCCAAGTATTGTCTTTGACAGTGTATTTGAGTAAGCAGGATAAGAGGAAGGTTATGTATGCTAAGTGTGGTGAAGGCTTTATAGATCTTCTTTGCacctttcttgttcttcctcttgaaTATATATGCGAGATCTCTGCTAGTGATGATGGATGTGATGATGGTCTGGGATGTATAGGTAACCTGTTCAGAAGCTTCAAAGGCTTAAGCTGCGGTGAAATAACCATACCTTGGTATTACCGTTGTAGAAAGAATCTTCTTGGCGTCCCGGTCCAAACTCTGCCGAGTTTCTACAGTTGTTTTGAAGATCATGCTTTTTCTGGAGATCGCGAGGACAGGCTCAAGAAAGTAAGACCAATGGATCCAAAAACTGAAATAAGTGACCAGTCAAGAAGTAGTGGTGGGTTTGTGAAGAGTAACAAGAAGTTTCTTGTCTCGGATGATCTGATAATCACTCCACTGAATACAGATCTTACTGTTAGGGATCTAAAAAGATTTAAGATTAGTTTTGATGAAGTCAACATCGAAGAGATAACTATCGGTAGAACAGAGGTATGTACTCATAAATATTAAAGTCCTTTGTTCCATTAGTTACTATAAGATATGGCTTAACTCTATGTCTCTCTTTGTATACAGGCTATCAATTTATTGAAAGCTTCCTTTGTGACATCCTCTGCGTTATCCGATGGTCTCTCAGACTTGCTTACAAAGAAGCTGGAAGCTAAGGAGGATAACTCTTAAAATTCCAATGGCCAAAGAATTCTTAATTTCTGTAAAACTTGTTCTCTCTGGTAGCTTTCATTTATTTTCAGTGTTTTATCTAAGTCTCGGTTTGTTGATTTTGCTATctggttttagtttttgagaaTACATTAAAAATGATTGATCATCTTCGAAGACTAGTTAGGCGTTTCTGCATTATTAcattacca
The sequence above is a segment of the Camelina sativa cultivar DH55 chromosome 10, Cs, whole genome shotgun sequence genome. Coding sequences within it:
- the LOC104719350 gene encoding uncharacterized protein LOC104719350, producing MDQRFEKRTINVLLADHLDKHKVVWLHSGNDFVDLLYSFLTMPLGTIVRLLENHGRLRQTVTLGCLNNLYKSVVDMNIDNFRTEACKQMLVYPKSVKESQCKMLKINIDVDTEATKHFMCPMYLQRKSCREFFSNFNTSRCSCGNLMKKEISSPEGEEFASRLGGSCDYDGVFVHGDGNLAFILSDDLKIENFSRELFRKRVKDLGCVNGLDEIGEGEAELGFREAMTFLRSLFASDTPLTTTFYPFNSSTYPSKRAFKPSSSPCDSVLGQVLSLTVYLSKQDKRKVMYAKCGEGFIDLLCTFLVLPLEYICEISASDDGCDDGLGCIGNLFRSFKGLSCGEITIPWYYRCRKNLLGVPVQTLPSFYSCFEDHAFSGDREDRLKKVRPMDPKTEISDQSRSSGGFVKSNKKFLVSDDLIITPLNTDLTVRDLKRFKISFDEVNIEEITIGRTEAINLLKASFVTSSALSDGLSDLLTKKLEAKEDNS
- the LOC104719348 gene encoding zinc finger protein ZPR1-like, with translation MMDNRNDQEIDVGSVVEAVSADHSFGAPLYVVESICMRCNENGTTRFLLTLIPHFRKVLISAFECPHCGERNNEVQFAGEIQPRGCSYHLEVSAGDTKIFDRQVVKSESATIKIPELDFEIPPEAQRGSLSTVEGILSRAADELSALQEERRKVDPKTAEAIDQFLSKLRACAKAETSFTFILDDPAGNSFIENPHAPSIDPSLTIKFYERTPEQQATLGYLANPSQTGQSERSLALSTQTTSLPHGSIGATAGHRAIAQSNSTDISDNLFRYTAPEEVMTFPSTCGACTKLCETRMFVTKIPYFQEVIVMASTCDDCGYRNSELKPGGAIPEKGKKIMLSVKNITDLSRDVIKSDTAGVKIPELDLELAGGTLGGMVTTVEGLVTQIRESLARVHGFTFGDSLEQSKINKWKEFGSRLTKLLNLEQRWTLILDDELANSFISPVTDDIKDDHQLTFEEYERSWEQNEELGLNDIDTTSADAAYESTEPTKLP